In one window of Episyrphus balteatus chromosome 3, idEpiBalt1.1, whole genome shotgun sequence DNA:
- the LOC129913708 gene encoding transforming growth factor-beta-induced protein ig-h3, which translates to MGQLFFGVTIAVMIFAGGYASSIPYFDLEDEIEHFGSLARTEGTLDTADALAEAVISGDNSPPGNNAFFPAIFPSYNNPFFSHPMFSPFGNINFGIDEATTVPWWRGKNVCVDRVENEDDTEDDDDEKATTDEFKPQQIFGGFQFSVNSCVEKPHKHTCKKIYSTNGKKKTLTVTRQCCQGFGRRPNAEYTEHCEKMEMKSFEDAATDMGGNEFMRSVKNNGLEGMLTSNVTLFLPTNEAFTTFSEQMFENNLVYVPMGSRHRRAADDVGFTSKDLLLGHMVNGLNIMEDLANEDLLMTKLNNSTIRINIFNRPFSKSGSLYTANCAPLTKINQPVTNGVIHSVKGVLSPVTSNVMDIIRKRSDMAVFKTVLEKTRLNELLEGERPVTVFAPTDAAFEKLDISLRKKLKEGKVCATNILKSHILDFTYCSQVTSPSNPKPMAYNILGESLRFELSPNEKSETEMQPEDLLINGLVRVVERDIMGTNGVIHVVDTILPSDSSLSISSLMQVQNISIFKSLLEASGLESEFNDYDNATIFAPIDKSFEDSEWVKKLEQNPEQLKNSAELKEFLRGHVVKPKIKTCDLKEDIIKTEAGSDLRINLYSTHSIFTNVMNRATVNCARLVHFDDESCGSVLHQVEKQLESPKNNLYKIMESNPQYSKFLEAVKIANLTELLMDDSGSYTVFMPNNEVFREFDINVASNKSVAERFVKEHVVNDIVCCTGITPTNWPFVRTIEALSGSNLRINRDRRPKVENAMIMKCDVLATNGIIHEINDVILSKQVQAPVPVNKNKYNILRDVFF; encoded by the exons cCTTGAAGATGAGATTGAACATTTTGGATCATTGGCGCGCACAGAGGGTACTTTGGATACGGCGGATGCTTTAG cggaGGCTGTCATTTCCGGAGATAACTCCCCGCCCGGAAACAATGCATTTTTCCCAGCAATTTTCCCATCCTACAATAATCCATTCTTCTCTCATCCCATGTTTTCACCTTTTGGAAACATTAACTTTGGAATAGATGAGGCTACAACTGTGCCATGGTGGAGAGG aaaaaatgtTTGCGTTGACCGTGTAGAAAACGAAGACGATAccgaagatgatgatgatgaaaaagcAACAACAGACGAATTCAAACCACAACAGATCTTTGGAGGATTCCAATTTTCTGTCAATTCATGTGTCGAGAAGCCACACAAGCATACATGCAAGAAAAT TTATAGCACAAATGGTAAGAAAAAGACTCTCACAGTTACCCGCCAATGTTGTCAAGGCTTTGGTCGCCGTCCAAATGCGGAATATACAGAGCATTGTGAAAAGATGGAAATGAAGAGCTTCGAAGACGCAGCTACTGACATGGGTGGAAATGAATTCATGCGAAGTGTTAAGAATAACGGTCTGGAAGGCATGCTCACATCAAATGTCACCCTCTTCCTACCAACTAATGAGGCATTTACAACATTTTCAGAACAAATGTTCGAAAAC AATTTAGTTTACGTGCCTATGGGTAGTAGACATCGTCGTGCTGCTGACGATGTTGGTTTCACATCAAAGGATCTGCTTTTGGGTCATATGGTAAATGGTTTGAACATTATGGAAGACTTGGCCAATGAAGATTTGTTGATGACAAAACTTAACAACAGCACAATTCGTATAAATATCTTCAATCGGCCATTTAGCAAGAGTGGTTCATTGTACACCGCCAATTGTGCTCCTCTAACTAAAATCAATCAACCTGTTACAAATGGAGTTATCCACTCTGTAAAGGGTGTCCTATCGCCAGTTACAAGCAATGTCATGGATATCATTCGAAAACGTAGCGATATGGCTGTTTTCAAGACCGTTCTGGAAAAAACAAGATTGAATGAGCTGTTAGAAGGCGAAAGACCTGTGACTGTATTCGCACCAACTGATGCGGCTTTCGAAAAATTAGACATAAGCTTGAGGAAGAAGTTGAAGGAAGGAAAAGTTTGCGCCACAA ataTTCTAAAGAGCCACATCCTAGACTTTACATACTGCTCACAAGTAACCTCTCCTTCCAATCCAAAGCCCATGGCCTACAATATTCTCGGAGAAAGCCTTCGTTTTGAACTTTCTCCCAATGAGAAGTCCGAAACTGAAATGCAACCAGAAGATTTGCTCATCAATGGATTGGTTCGAGTTGTTGAGCGTGATATCATGGGCACTAACGGTGTTATTCATGTGGTTgataccattttaccaagtgaCAGTTCACTTTCAATTAGTTCACTGATGCAAGTACAGAATATTAGCATTTTTAAATCCCTCTTGGAAGCTTCCGGTTTGGAATCGGAATTTAACGACTATGACAATGCTACAATTTTTGCACCGATCGATAAATCCTTTGAAGATTCTGAATGGGTTAAGAAACTAGAACAAAACCCAGAACAACTGAAAAACAGCGCTGAGCTTAAAGAATTCCTTCGTGGTCATGTTGTTAAGCCAAAAATTAAGACCTGTGATCTTAAAGAAGACATAATTAAGACCGAAGCCGGGTCAGACTTGAGAATTAATCTATACTCAACTCATTCGATATTTACAAATGTTATGAATCGTGCAACTGTTAATTGTGCTCGTTTGGTTCATTTCGATGATGAAAGTTGCGGCTCAGTATTGCATCAAGTTGAAAAGCAATTGGAAAGTCCTAAGAAT aatttatacaaaattatggAATCGAACCCTCAATACAGCAAATTCCTTGAAGCTGTTAAAATTGCTAACTTAACAGAACTTCTTATGGACGATTCGGGCAGTTATACAGTTTTCATGCCAAATAATGAAGTTTTCAGAGAATTTGATATCAATGTTGCTAGCAATAAGTCAGTTGCAGAACGTTTTGTTAAGGAACATGTTGTCAATGATATTGTTTGTTGCACTGGCATCACACCAACAAATTGGCCATTTGTCCGAACAATCGAAGCTCTAAGTGGCAGTAATTTACGAATTAATCGTGATCGTCGTCCTAAAGTCGAAAATGCCATGATTATGAAGTGTGATGTTTTGGCCACAAATGGAATTATTCATGAAATTAATGATGTAATTCTCTCTAAACAAGTACAGGCCCCTGTTCCAGTCAATAagaataaatataatattttaagagATGTATTCTTTTAA